Proteins from a genomic interval of Clostridium sp. M62/1:
- the sigG gene encoding RNA polymerase sporulation sigma factor SigG produces MALNKVEICGVNTAKLPLLTNEEKEELFARILKGDREAREQYIKGNLRLVLSVIQRFSGSSENVDDLFQIGCIGLIKAIDNFDITQNVRFSTYAVPMILGEVKRYLRDNNSIRVSRSLRDTAYKAIYARESLMKKNLKEPTLCEIAEEVGVSKEDITYALDAIQSPVSLYEPVYTDGGDPLYVMDQLSDKKNSEENWIEDISLSEAMRRLPERERHIIGMRFFEGKTQTEVAEEIHISQAQVSRLEKNALKAMKNYLS; encoded by the coding sequence ATGGCACTTAACAAAGTTGAAATCTGCGGCGTCAATACAGCGAAGCTGCCGCTTTTGACCAACGAGGAAAAGGAAGAGCTCTTTGCCCGTATTCTAAAGGGTGACAGGGAAGCCAGAGAACAGTACATCAAGGGAAATCTCCGGCTGGTTCTCAGTGTCATCCAGCGCTTTTCCGGCAGCAGCGAAAATGTGGATGATCTGTTTCAGATCGGCTGCATCGGCCTGATCAAAGCCATCGATAATTTTGATATAACACAGAATGTCCGTTTCTCCACCTACGCAGTTCCCATGATTTTAGGCGAGGTAAAACGCTATCTCAGGGACAATAATTCCATCCGGGTCAGCCGCTCTCTGCGGGACACGGCCTACAAGGCCATCTATGCCAGGGAAAGTCTGATGAAGAAGAATTTAAAGGAGCCGACACTCTGCGAAATTGCCGAGGAGGTGGGTGTCAGCAAGGAGGATATTACCTATGCCCTGGATGCCATCCAGAGTCCGGTAAGTCTCTATGAACCTGTGTACACCGACGGCGGGGATCCGCTCTATGTGATGGATCAGCTCAGCGATAAGAAAAACTCTGAGGAGAACTGGATCGAGGACATTTCCCTGAGCGAAGCCATGAGACGGCTACCCGAAAGGGAACGCCACATCATCGGCATGCGCTTTTTTGAGGGAAAAACACAGACCGAGGTGGCAGAGGAAATTCATATCAGCCAGGCCCAGGTCAGCCGCCTGGAAAAAAATGCCCTGAAAGCCATGAAAAACTACCTGAGTTAA
- a CDS encoding alpha/beta hydrolase has product MRVEQIQIQIEKNGAFKITDKTAVLTAYLQDSGRECRIKERPAVIICPGGGYEFCSFREGEPVALELLSKGYQVFVLDYSVAPDSFPTALLELAGAVAMVRMKAREWKVIPEKVAVMGFSAGGHLAASLAVFWNQEFLAALVKGQVQYPRGDGFRRRETVFSESSLEEISLLLRPDRLLLSYPVITSGEYAHRGSFDVLLGGRKGEEREQFLDLLSLEKQVGSQVPPVFLWHTFTDGTVPVENTLLFAGALRKAGVSAEIHIFPEGRHGIALADERTDKETDDGRGSCDVECCHPWVELAERFLDRWRKE; this is encoded by the coding sequence ATGAGAGTCGAACAGATACAGATTCAGATAGAAAAAAACGGAGCATTTAAAATCACAGACAAGACGGCGGTGCTCACGGCCTACCTTCAGGATTCGGGAAGGGAGTGCAGGATAAAGGAACGGCCTGCAGTTATTATCTGCCCGGGCGGAGGCTATGAGTTCTGCTCCTTCAGAGAAGGGGAGCCGGTGGCTCTGGAGCTTCTGTCCAAGGGATACCAGGTATTTGTGCTGGACTACAGCGTAGCTCCGGACAGCTTTCCGACGGCCCTCCTGGAGCTTGCCGGGGCGGTGGCCATGGTGAGGATGAAAGCCAGAGAATGGAAGGTGATTCCCGAGAAAGTGGCCGTCATGGGCTTTTCAGCAGGCGGACATCTGGCTGCCAGCCTGGCAGTGTTCTGGAATCAGGAATTTCTGGCAGCTCTTGTGAAAGGCCAGGTGCAGTATCCCAGAGGCGACGGTTTCAGAAGAAGGGAAACGGTATTTTCCGAGAGCAGCCTGGAGGAAATTTCCCTGCTCCTGCGCCCGGACCGCCTGCTTTTGAGCTATCCGGTGATCACCTCCGGAGAGTATGCCCACAGAGGTTCCTTTGATGTCCTTCTCGGAGGCAGGAAGGGGGAGGAGAGAGAGCAGTTTCTCGATCTTCTGTCTCTGGAAAAGCAGGTGGGCAGCCAGGTGCCTCCTGTATTTCTCTGGCACACCTTCACCGACGGAACGGTTCCTGTGGAAAATACGCTTCTCTTTGCAGGAGCTCTGAGAAAGGCCGGAGTAAGCGCGGAGATCCATATCTTTCCCGAGGGACGCCATGGAATTGCCCTGGCCGACGAGCGCACCGACAAGGAGACAGATGACGGAAGAGGAAGCTGCGACGTGGAGTGCTGCCATCCGTGGGTGGAGCTTGCAGAGCGGTTTCTGGACAGGTGGAGAAAAGAGTAG